TTTCTTCTGCATCTTCTGGCTTTACTTCTATATAGAAAGTATTTTCAGGTATTATTTTTACTATTGGTCCTTTTTCACAAAATCCAAAACACCCTGTAAGAACTACTTCTATGTCTTTTATATCATATTCTGCTATACATTTTTCTAAATTTTTCTTTATCTCATCACTTTTAGACGATAAGCAACCTGTTCCACCACATATTAAAATTTTCTTACTGTAGTTCATTAGTCCCTCCTGAATAATTACTTGTATTTACCCAAATTTAAGCGTTCTCTTGTCTTTCCTTTTCCATATAAGTTTCGATTAATTTTTTATATCAGTTGGTTTTACTTTTCCATGAACTTCTTTACCAACAATAACTACTGGAGCCAATCCACATGCCCCTACACATCTTAAACAATCAAGAGAAAAAAGTCCATCTTTAGTAACTCCTCCCACTCCTATGTTGAGTTCTTTTTCAAGATTTTCCAGAACTTTTCCTGCTCCTCTAACATAGCATGCTGTCCCTGTGCATACAGATATTTGATATTTTCCTTTTGGTTCCATAGAGAAGAAGTTATAGAAACTTACTACTCCATATACTTTTGCTACTGGTATTTCTAATTCTTCTGCTATAAATTCTTGAACTTCTGCTGGAATATATCCAAAAATTTCTTGGGCTTTGTGTAAAACTATAATAAGAGCACTTTTTTTGTCCTCAAATGTTGATATATAACTTTTTAGTTCTTTAAACCCAATATTATCTTTACATATCATTTTTTGACCCCTCCTCATTTAATTATGTAAGATTTTAATTCTATTT
Above is a window of Fusobacterium varium DNA encoding:
- the nqo2 gene encoding NADH-quinone oxidoreductase subunit 2, with translation MICKDNIGFKELKSYISTFEDKKSALIIVLHKAQEIFGYIPAEVQEFIAEELEIPVAKVYGVVSFYNFFSMEPKGKYQISVCTGTACYVRGAGKVLENLEKELNIGVGGVTKDGLFSLDCLRCVGACGLAPVVIVGKEVHGKVKPTDIKN